Proteins from one Entomospira culicis genomic window:
- a CDS encoding CynX/NimT family MFS transporter yields MIKTHQPNKYMIEALLFLSYVLFGMSWQATALFLPDIREQMGVNSTAELSWITNVVSISRIIGTFLASTILIKLGTKKAVSLSMLLMSIGAFAGLVNSYFMLLLVRFIAGLGSSLIIAFFAPLVFELFEPKERPIVNGMNSVALNLGMAIIAFGLGAMMSLFNNNWQHVLLTISVGSLIIFILWLVYGTDTKPAVAKSTKSYTIIDGLKEPFNWLYALTYAGTLSFYLILLTFYSHANIPAVKYIFLMGIVGTIFGIIVAQKTYYRRPILQISGAVQILAIIGVHSQTWGWFDSQILVNISALMIGFFLFFPMTSLVLFAQERKGATAENLGPTFSLFWSISYLISAFAPYIFGMLVDNFNGNYSVAFVFSTIASSSFLIGAMIMKETKAPKNAS; encoded by the coding sequence ATGATCAAAACCCATCAACCCAACAAATATATGATTGAAGCGTTGCTCTTTTTAAGCTATGTGCTCTTTGGGATGAGCTGGCAAGCGACGGCGCTCTTTTTACCCGATATTCGCGAGCAGATGGGGGTTAATTCCACGGCGGAGCTTAGCTGGATTACTAATGTCGTCTCGATCTCGCGCATTATTGGTACGTTTTTAGCCTCGACAATCCTCATAAAATTGGGTACGAAAAAGGCCGTCAGCCTCTCGATGCTCCTCATGAGTATTGGTGCGTTTGCCGGCTTGGTGAATAGCTACTTTATGCTTTTACTCGTACGCTTTATCGCAGGCTTGGGAAGCTCCTTGATCATTGCTTTCTTTGCACCGCTGGTGTTTGAACTCTTTGAGCCTAAAGAGCGTCCGATTGTCAACGGAATGAATAGCGTTGCCCTCAATTTGGGCATGGCGATCATCGCCTTTGGTCTAGGCGCAATGATGTCGCTCTTCAACAACAACTGGCAACATGTCTTATTGACAATCTCGGTAGGTAGCTTGATCATCTTTATCTTATGGCTCGTCTACGGCACCGACACCAAGCCAGCCGTTGCGAAAAGCACCAAGAGCTACACCATCATCGACGGACTCAAAGAACCCTTCAACTGGCTCTACGCCCTCACCTATGCGGGCACGCTCTCCTTCTACCTTATCTTGTTGACATTCTACAGCCATGCGAATATCCCTGCGGTCAAATATATCTTCTTAATGGGCATTGTTGGTACAATTTTTGGCATTATTGTGGCACAAAAAACGTATTATCGACGCCCCATTCTCCAGATCTCTGGTGCAGTTCAAATTCTTGCCATTATCGGTGTGCATAGCCAGACGTGGGGCTGGTTTGATAGCCAAATTTTAGTCAACATTTCGGCCTTAATGATTGGATTCTTCCTCTTCTTCCCCATGACTAGCTTAGTCCTCTTTGCTCAAGAACGTAAAGGCGCTACCGCGGAGAATCTAGGGCCTACCTTTAGCCTCTTTTGGAGCATTAGCTATCTCATTTCGGCCTTTGCTCCTTATATCTTTGGCATGCTTGTTGACAACTTTAATGGCAATTACAGCGTCGCCTTCGTCTTTAGTACGATAGCATCGAGCAGTTTTTTAATCGGTGCGATGATCATGAAAGAGACCAAAGCGCCAAAAAACGCTAGCTAA
- a CDS encoding AbgT family transporter: MSTERKKGFVERIGELLPESNLLFLILISFIIVASFFAKGSHPSAMEGAPNYTVQNLLSVEGFRWILSNVLDNFRKYPPLALVVVGVLGFGFAEKSGLLGTLIKIVGHNTSEKMILPVIILIGINSSIASDAGYIVLIPLSGALYAGLGKNPLIGIVASFAAVSAGFGAAMIPSTADGLLGKITQDVYESAFGGDFPHDPVMMNYIFMFGSTIFLTIFLTFITKMFVEKRVESYDYTLPENTMTIGELHPEEKEALKKAGIAVAITLLGIVLLWVVGVLKSYPDGKGGMTSPILNNIIVLLIALFLFPGLAYARSLKKINNGQEYIKMTVDAMRDIAYILVFAVFAGNFLAIFSHSGLDKYIANHGAFFLINQNIQNPIFLIVSFIFISAFINFFMGSASAKWAILAPIFIPMLMIASDNQLGPDVIQVAYRIGDSSTNIISPLMTYMGIVLIAARHYVPKFEIGNLISLMLPYSLSILLGWTAFFVLWLLLKLPIGWG, encoded by the coding sequence ATGTCAACAGAACGTAAGAAAGGATTCGTCGAGCGTATCGGCGAATTACTGCCGGAGTCAAATCTTTTATTCCTTATCTTAATCAGTTTTATTATTGTTGCAAGCTTCTTTGCAAAAGGCTCTCATCCCTCGGCAATGGAGGGCGCGCCTAACTACACCGTACAGAATCTCCTCTCGGTGGAGGGCTTTCGTTGGATTTTATCTAATGTGTTAGATAATTTTCGTAAGTATCCGCCACTGGCGTTAGTCGTTGTGGGTGTGTTGGGCTTTGGCTTTGCCGAAAAGAGCGGATTACTAGGTACCCTCATTAAGATTGTGGGGCATAATACTTCCGAAAAAATGATCCTACCGGTTATCATCTTGATAGGTATTAATAGTTCCATCGCCTCGGATGCGGGGTATATCGTCTTGATTCCCCTATCAGGTGCACTCTACGCAGGGCTGGGGAAGAATCCTCTCATTGGAATTGTTGCTTCTTTCGCTGCCGTCTCTGCGGGCTTTGGCGCGGCGATGATCCCCTCTACAGCCGATGGGCTCTTAGGCAAAATCACACAAGATGTCTATGAAAGTGCCTTTGGCGGAGATTTCCCCCATGATCCAGTCATGATGAACTATATCTTTATGTTTGGCTCTACCATCTTTTTGACCATCTTTTTAACCTTTATTACCAAAATGTTTGTCGAAAAGCGCGTAGAATCGTATGATTATACCCTACCAGAAAACACCATGACCATTGGGGAGCTACACCCCGAAGAAAAAGAAGCTCTCAAAAAGGCCGGAATAGCCGTTGCTATCACGCTATTAGGAATTGTCCTTTTATGGGTGGTCGGGGTGCTTAAGAGTTATCCCGATGGTAAAGGCGGGATGACTAGCCCGATTCTCAATAATATTATTGTACTCTTGATTGCGCTCTTCCTCTTTCCTGGGCTTGCCTATGCGCGCTCGCTCAAAAAGATCAATAATGGGCAAGAGTACATCAAAATGACGGTGGATGCAATGCGTGATATTGCCTATATCCTTGTCTTTGCCGTCTTTGCGGGAAACTTTTTAGCGATCTTTAGCCACTCAGGATTAGATAAATATATTGCCAACCATGGAGCGTTCTTTCTGATTAATCAGAATATCCAAAACCCGATCTTCTTAATTGTGAGCTTTATCTTTATCTCGGCATTCATCAACTTCTTTATGGGATCCGCCAGTGCCAAGTGGGCAATCCTCGCGCCCATCTTCATTCCGATGTTGATGATCGCCTCCGACAATCAACTTGGCCCCGATGTCATTCAAGTTGCCTACCGTATTGGCGACTCCTCTACCAATATTATCAGCCCACTCATGACCTATATGGGTATCGTTCTTATTGCTGCGCGCCACTACGTTCCCAAATTTGAGATTGGGAACCTAATCAGCCTCATGCTCCCTTATTCTCTCTCCATTTTACTGGGCTGGACTGCATTCTTCGTTCTCTGGCTTCTTCTCAAACTACCCATTGGCTGGGGCTAA
- a CDS encoding alpha/beta fold hydrolase has product MHKKVCVNDIHINYDESGTGKDVLVFLHGLGENIASWQAQIDYFQQTFRVITPEMRGHAQSDDGEEVITLALMVKDIFALLDQLDIKQAHFCGLSMGALLCQEIAVQDKSRILSMTLANGAGFYPEEMATTGLEARLKRIEDLSMQELGYAIAKAASKPDTAEEQLIKTATIFQANRKKPYAQATQTTLTADYRAHHASMGGIPTFILVGELDPVTPIAFSQYLNEHILGSKMQILPKVSHLSKIDDPMLFSRALTEFLCAYSNSARLLLEVTV; this is encoded by the coding sequence ATGCACAAAAAAGTATGCGTAAATGACATTCATATCAATTACGATGAGAGTGGTACGGGTAAAGACGTTCTTGTTTTTCTCCATGGATTAGGCGAGAATATCGCCTCTTGGCAAGCCCAAATTGATTATTTTCAACAAACCTTCCGTGTTATCACCCCCGAAATGCGCGGGCATGCCCAAAGCGATGACGGTGAAGAAGTCATTACTCTCGCCTTAATGGTGAAAGATATTTTCGCACTCCTCGATCAGCTTGATATCAAACAAGCACACTTTTGTGGTCTCTCCATGGGTGCGCTCTTGTGTCAAGAGATTGCGGTACAAGATAAGAGCCGTATTTTATCGATGACCCTTGCCAACGGGGCGGGCTTCTACCCCGAGGAGATGGCAACCACTGGTCTGGAAGCGCGTCTTAAACGGATTGAGGATTTGAGTATGCAAGAGCTTGGGTACGCCATCGCTAAGGCCGCAAGCAAGCCCGATACCGCCGAAGAGCAATTGATCAAAACGGCAACGATCTTTCAAGCCAATCGTAAAAAACCGTACGCGCAAGCCACGCAAACCACCCTCACGGCCGACTATCGCGCGCATCATGCATCGATGGGGGGAATCCCCACCTTTATCTTGGTAGGCGAGCTTGATCCCGTAACCCCGATCGCCTTTTCGCAATACCTCAACGAGCATATTCTCGGCTCGAAAATGCAAATTCTGCCTAAGGTATCCCACCTCTCTAAAATCGATGATCCTATGCTCTTTAGTCGTGCTTTAACCGAATTCCTCTGTGCTTATAGTAATAGCGCACGGCTTCTTTTGGAGGTAACTGTATGA